A region from the Flavobacterium enshiense genome encodes:
- the panB gene encoding 3-methyl-2-oxobutanoate hydroxymethyltransferase produces MSVAKKDYKRITTKSLIEMKANGEKISMLTAYDYTMAKIVDSSGVDVILVGDSASNVMAGHETTLPITLDQMIYHASSVVRAAERALVVVDLPFGSYQSDPREALRSSIRIMKESGGHAVKLEGGKEIKESIKKILHAGIPVMGHLGLTPQSIYKFGTYTVRAKEEAEAEKLLEDAKMLEKIGCFALVLEKIPSALAKKVAETISIPVIGIGAGSGVDGQVLVLHDMIGMTHEFSPRFLRRYMNLYEDMTKAIGQYVDDVKSVDFPNANEQY; encoded by the coding sequence ATGTCTGTAGCCAAAAAAGATTACAAAAGAATTACCACAAAATCATTAATCGAAATGAAAGCCAACGGAGAGAAAATTTCCATGTTGACGGCTTACGATTACACCATGGCAAAAATCGTTGACAGTTCCGGTGTGGATGTAATTTTAGTTGGTGATTCAGCCAGTAATGTAATGGCGGGACATGAGACCACGCTTCCTATCACTTTAGATCAAATGATTTATCATGCCTCTTCAGTAGTTCGAGCTGCAGAAAGAGCATTAGTTGTGGTAGATTTGCCTTTCGGAAGTTATCAGTCGGATCCAAGAGAAGCGTTGCGTTCTTCCATCCGAATTATGAAAGAAAGCGGTGGCCATGCCGTGAAACTTGAAGGAGGAAAAGAAATTAAAGAAAGTATCAAAAAGATTCTTCATGCCGGGATTCCGGTTATGGGACATTTGGGACTGACTCCGCAATCGATTTATAAATTCGGAACCTATACTGTTCGTGCCAAAGAAGAAGCAGAAGCAGAAAAGTTATTAGAAGACGCTAAAATGCTAGAAAAAATTGGTTGTTTCGCTTTAGTTTTGGAAAAAATCCCATCTGCATTGGCAAAAAAAGTTGCTGAAACCATTTCCATTCCTGTAATTGGAATTGGCGCAGGGAGCGGTGTTGACGGTCAAGTTTTGGTTTTGCACGATATGATTGGAATGACTCACGAATTCAGTCCGCGTTTCCTTAGACGTTACATGAACCTTTACGAAGACATGACTAAAGCCATCGGGCAATATGTAGATGATGTAAAATCTGTTGATTTCCCTAATGCTAATGAGCAATATTAG
- a CDS encoding nuclear transport factor 2 family protein: protein MKKLILLFAFCFAFAANAQKTEVENTIKTFFEGFHAKDTLKIKSVCNDKMILQSISEGQKGSRLSDEKASEFYKSVSTFPNDMKFEERILSYNIQIDGKMAHAWTPYEFYLNGKFSHSGVNAFTLYKENDTWKIIYLIDTRRKSNK, encoded by the coding sequence ATGAAAAAGCTGATTTTATTGTTTGCCTTTTGTTTCGCATTCGCTGCAAATGCTCAGAAAACCGAAGTAGAAAATACAATTAAGACATTTTTTGAAGGGTTTCATGCTAAAGACACCTTGAAAATCAAATCAGTCTGTAATGATAAAATGATATTGCAATCTATTTCAGAAGGGCAGAAGGGTAGCAGGTTGTCAGATGAAAAGGCATCCGAGTTTTACAAATCGGTTTCCACGTTTCCGAATGATATGAAATTTGAAGAAAGAATTTTAAGTTACAACATTCAGATTGATGGGAAAATGGCGCATGCCTGGACACCTTATGAATTTTACCTAAACGGAAAATTTAGTCATTCAGGAGTAAATGCGTTTACGCTTTATAAAGAAAACGATACATGGAAAATCATTTATCTGATAGATACCAGAAGAAAAAGCAATAAATAG
- a CDS encoding porin, translated as MKYSKNKVTFILSFLMSGFLVSAQDTIPSSKVKIDFSGYIETFYTYDFNRAETVKRQDFLYNHNRHNEFNVNMALLRSAVSYENFYAKIAIHAGTYVQDNYVNEDIKIINEANIGAYLDKNQKTSIEAGIFASHVGFETASLASNLNLTRSLLAEGSPYFLTGVKLNYKPNEKWVFTGMLNNGWQRISKPNRNALPAFSSQIVYKSSSKSTLNWSTFVGDEPIGNNLRTRYFSNLYWDYQWNEKWRTIAGFDYGLQKRIDDDGYANWYSPVLIAQYGISDKWQIAYRSEYYQDKENIVIPASYGSFKTIGNSLNLDFIPNSKVKIRGEARWLHSDTGNLKTQSGYSKDNVFVTTAMSFEF; from the coding sequence ATGAAGTATAGTAAAAACAAGGTGACTTTTATATTGTCATTTCTGATGAGCGGATTTCTTGTTTCAGCACAAGATACTATCCCTTCTTCAAAAGTGAAAATTGATTTTTCGGGATACATAGAAACATTTTATACGTATGATTTCAACCGGGCTGAAACTGTAAAACGACAGGATTTCCTCTATAACCATAACAGACATAACGAGTTTAATGTTAACATGGCTTTGCTAAGAAGTGCTGTTTCTTATGAGAATTTTTACGCTAAGATTGCGATTCACGCTGGAACTTACGTGCAGGACAATTATGTAAATGAAGATATAAAGATTATCAACGAAGCTAATATTGGTGCTTATCTGGATAAGAATCAGAAAACGAGTATCGAAGCCGGAATTTTCGCTTCGCATGTCGGGTTTGAAACGGCTTCCTTGGCAAGTAATCTGAACCTGACACGTTCTCTTTTGGCAGAAGGTTCTCCTTACTTTTTAACCGGTGTAAAACTGAATTACAAACCGAACGAAAAATGGGTTTTCACGGGGATGCTGAATAACGGTTGGCAACGAATCAGTAAGCCTAATCGAAATGCACTGCCGGCTTTTAGCAGTCAGATTGTCTATAAATCGTCTTCAAAAAGCACATTGAACTGGAGTACATTTGTTGGAGATGAACCAATAGGTAATAACCTTCGAACCCGTTATTTCAGTAATCTTTACTGGGATTATCAATGGAATGAGAAATGGCGTACAATTGCAGGGTTCGATTATGGTTTACAAAAACGAATTGATGATGATGGTTATGCCAACTGGTACAGTCCGGTACTTATTGCACAATACGGAATTTCAGATAAATGGCAGATTGCTTATCGTTCAGAATACTATCAGGATAAGGAAAATATTGTGATTCCAGCATCTTACGGAAGTTTTAAGACCATCGGAAATTCATTGAATCTGGATTTTATTCCTAATTCAAAGGTGAAAATAAGAGGAGAGGCAAGATGGCTGCATTCTGATACCGGGAATCTTAAAACGCAAAGCGGTTATTCAAAGGACAATGTATTTGTAACCACAGCAATGTCGTTTGAATTTTAA
- a CDS encoding L-serine ammonia-lyase: protein MECISVFDMLKIGVGPSSSHTLGPWRAAEQFLAEIRERNLIDNINRIKVDLYGSLSLTGKGHATDLAVMLGLSGADPEYIPVESIDVIITAIKNKKEIFLGNEIIIPFDFEKDIVFNKNFLPFHANGLTFTVITDTEEYTSTFYSIGGGFVVKEDSNNSKENTKIMRSFPFPIEKADELLKYCQKEGKKISEIVLENEKSMRSEEEISHELMRIWNTMLECIYIGCHTEGTLPGGLNVRRRAYDMHKNLIGVLPYDNPQSWLETIRMTEVKFRQILKWVSCFALAVNEVNASLGRVVTAPTNGSAGVIPAVLMYYLVIENHEANEEHIKQFLMVAGEIGSIFKKGATISAAMGGCQAEIGVSSAMAAGALCEVMGGTPEQVLVAAEIAMEHHLGLTCDPIGGLVQIPCIERNTMGAIKAINAAELAMETDPKNAKVPLDKVVDTMWQTAKDMNNKYKETSEGGLAVAVNMSDC, encoded by the coding sequence ATGGAATGTATTTCCGTTTTCGATATGCTTAAAATTGGTGTAGGACCTTCAAGTTCACACACTTTAGGCCCTTGGCGTGCTGCCGAGCAGTTTCTTGCCGAAATCCGTGAGCGCAATCTTATTGATAATATCAACCGTATTAAAGTAGATTTATATGGTTCGCTTTCGCTGACAGGAAAAGGACACGCTACTGATTTAGCTGTAATGCTCGGATTAAGTGGCGCTGATCCAGAATATATCCCCGTGGAAAGCATTGATGTGATCATCACGGCCATTAAGAACAAAAAGGAGATTTTCCTCGGAAATGAAATTATTATTCCGTTCGATTTCGAAAAGGACATCGTTTTCAATAAAAACTTCCTGCCGTTTCATGCAAACGGACTGACATTTACGGTCATCACTGATACTGAAGAATATACCTCTACCTTCTATTCTATTGGTGGCGGATTTGTGGTAAAAGAAGACAGTAATAACTCAAAAGAAAACACCAAAATAATGCGCAGTTTCCCTTTTCCGATTGAAAAGGCAGACGAATTACTGAAGTATTGCCAAAAAGAAGGTAAAAAGATTTCCGAAATCGTATTGGAGAACGAGAAATCCATGCGTTCCGAAGAGGAAATCAGTCATGAACTGATGCGCATCTGGAATACCATGTTAGAGTGTATTTACATTGGTTGTCATACCGAAGGTACTTTACCTGGCGGATTAAATGTGCGCCGTCGCGCTTATGACATGCACAAAAACCTTATTGGCGTTTTACCATATGACAATCCGCAATCCTGGCTGGAAACCATAAGAATGACCGAAGTTAAATTCCGTCAGATCTTAAAATGGGTAAGCTGTTTTGCTTTGGCAGTTAATGAAGTGAATGCTTCTTTGGGCCGAGTTGTAACGGCTCCTACCAACGGAAGTGCCGGAGTTATCCCTGCCGTATTGATGTATTACCTTGTAATTGAAAACCACGAAGCAAACGAAGAACATATCAAACAATTCCTGATGGTTGCCGGCGAAATCGGAAGTATCTTTAAAAAGGGAGCTACCATTTCAGCAGCTATGGGAGGATGTCAGGCTGAAATCGGAGTTTCTTCTGCTATGGCTGCCGGGGCATTATGTGAAGTAATGGGCGGAACTCCCGAACAGGTTTTAGTTGCCGCAGAAATCGCAATGGAACACCACTTAGGTTTAACCTGCGACCCGATTGGCGGCTTGGTTCAGATTCCATGTATCGAAAGAAATACTATGGGAGCCATAAAAGCCATCAACGCGGCAGAATTGGCTATGGAAACCGATCCTAAAAACGCAAAAGTGCCTTTAGACAAAGTAGTCGACACGATGTGGCAAACCGCTAAAGACATGAATAATAAATATAAAGAAACCTCGGAAGGTGGTCTGGCAGTAGCTGTAAACATGTCCGACTGTTAA
- the dnaK gene encoding molecular chaperone DnaK, whose translation MSKIIGIDLGTTNSCVSVMEGGEPVVIANAEGKRTTPSVIAFVEGGEIKVGDPAKRQAVTNPTKTIASIKRFMGNKYTESAKEASTVAYKVVKGDNDTPRVDIDGRLYTPQELSAMVLQKMKKTAEDYLGTTVTEAVITVPAYFNDAQRQATKEAGEIAGLKVRRIINEPTAAALAYGLDKLGHDHKIAVYDLGGGTFDISILELGDGVFEVLSTNGDTHLGGDDFDQVIIDWLANDFNSAEGVDLRKDPMALQRLKEAAEKAKIELSSSAQTEINLPYITATASGPKHLVQTLTRAKFEQLADTLVKRSMDPVAKALKDAGLSTSDIDEVILVGGSTRIPVIQEQVEKFFGKKPSKGVNPDEVVAIGAAIQGGVLTGDVKDVLLLDVTPLSLGIETMGSVMTKLIDSNTTIPTKKSQVFSTAADNQPSVEIHVLQGERPMANDNKTIGRFHLDGIPPAPRGVPQIEVIFDIDANGIIHVTAVDKGTGKSHDIRIEASSGLTQEEIERMRKEAEVNAEADKLAKEKVDKLNEADGMIFQTEKQLSEFGDKLSEGNKSNIQTALESLKKAYETKDVETIQPALDAINEAWKNASEEMYKAQAEGQTHEAQPQADASGDTTQDVDFEEVK comes from the coding sequence ATGAGTAAGATTATTGGAATCGACTTAGGAACAACAAACTCCTGCGTATCCGTAATGGAAGGTGGAGAGCCGGTTGTAATTGCTAATGCCGAAGGAAAAAGAACAACACCATCTGTAATTGCATTTGTGGAAGGTGGCGAAATTAAAGTGGGTGATCCTGCGAAAAGACAAGCAGTAACGAATCCAACAAAAACTATCGCTTCTATCAAACGTTTCATGGGTAATAAATACACTGAAAGCGCTAAAGAGGCATCAACTGTAGCTTACAAAGTTGTTAAAGGTGATAATGATACACCACGTGTTGATATCGACGGAAGACTTTACACGCCACAGGAATTATCAGCAATGGTACTTCAGAAAATGAAAAAAACAGCTGAAGATTACTTGGGTACTACAGTTACTGAAGCGGTTATCACTGTTCCTGCTTACTTTAACGATGCTCAGCGTCAGGCTACAAAAGAGGCTGGAGAAATTGCTGGTTTAAAAGTACGCAGAATCATCAACGAACCAACAGCTGCTGCGTTAGCTTACGGTTTGGATAAATTAGGCCACGATCATAAAATTGCAGTTTACGATTTAGGGGGAGGTACTTTTGATATTTCCATCCTTGAATTAGGAGACGGAGTTTTCGAAGTATTGTCTACAAACGGAGATACTCACTTAGGAGGTGACGATTTCGACCAGGTAATCATCGATTGGTTGGCTAACGATTTCAACTCAGCTGAAGGTGTAGACTTGCGTAAAGATCCTATGGCTTTACAGCGTTTGAAAGAGGCGGCTGAGAAAGCAAAAATCGAATTATCGTCTTCTGCACAAACAGAAATCAACTTACCATATATTACGGCTACAGCTTCAGGACCAAAACACTTGGTACAAACGTTAACCCGTGCTAAATTTGAGCAATTGGCTGATACTTTAGTGAAACGTTCTATGGATCCGGTTGCTAAAGCGTTAAAAGATGCTGGTTTATCAACATCTGATATCGACGAAGTAATCTTAGTGGGAGGTTCAACTCGTATCCCTGTAATTCAGGAGCAGGTTGAGAAATTCTTCGGTAAAAAACCATCAAAAGGAGTTAATCCAGATGAGGTTGTAGCGATTGGAGCTGCAATTCAGGGTGGTGTATTAACAGGAGACGTGAAAGACGTATTGTTACTTGACGTTACGCCACTTTCATTAGGTATTGAAACTATGGGAAGCGTAATGACAAAATTAATTGACTCAAATACGACTATTCCAACTAAAAAATCACAGGTATTCTCTACAGCGGCAGACAATCAGCCATCAGTGGAAATCCACGTGTTACAGGGTGAGCGTCCAATGGCAAACGATAACAAAACTATCGGTCGTTTCCACTTAGACGGAATTCCGCCAGCACCAAGAGGTGTACCTCAAATCGAAGTAATTTTCGATATCGATGCTAATGGTATCATTCATGTAACTGCTGTTGATAAAGGAACTGGTAAATCACACGATATTCGTATCGAGGCTTCTTCAGGATTGACTCAGGAAGAAATCGAAAGAATGCGTAAAGAAGCAGAGGTTAATGCTGAAGCTGATAAATTAGCTAAAGAGAAAGTAGATAAATTGAACGAGGCTGACGGAATGATCTTCCAGACTGAAAAGCAATTGTCTGAATTCGGAGATAAATTATCAGAAGGTAACAAATCAAACATTCAGACTGCTTTAGAATCATTGAAAAAAGCTTACGAAACTAAAGACGTTGAAACTATTCAACCTGCTTTAGATGCAATTAATGAGGCTTGGAAAAATGCTTCAGAGGAAATGTACAAAGCACAGGCTGAAGGGCAAACTCACGAAGCACAGCCACAGGCAGATGCTTCAGGAGACACAACTCAGGATGTAGACTTTGAGGAAGTGAAATAA
- a CDS encoding CAL67264 family membrane protein: MNKNTVLGWATFIMIVMGCILIGLAVYRYADVAGWGFGAVGIGFFSIAWVFNALNGRV; the protein is encoded by the coding sequence ATGAACAAAAATACTGTTTTAGGCTGGGCAACATTTATTATGATTGTTATGGGTTGCATATTGATAGGATTAGCAGTATACCGTTATGCTGATGTAGCCGGATGGGGTTTCGGAGCTGTAGGTATTGGTTTTTTTTCCATTGCATGGGTTTTTAACGCATTAAACGGAAGAGTGTAA
- a CDS encoding type II asparaginase: MKALIFSAKTAKIMSLFLGLFIGFSVQAQSLPRVKILATGGTIAGAGAAADQAGYKAGALPIDQLLSAVPQIHKYATVTGEQISSIGSQDMSIEIWMKLNKRINEIFSKNEADAVVITHGTDTQEETSFFLNLTLRSDKPVVFTGSMRAATAISADGPKNLFDAVVVAASPKSKGRGPIVVFSESIFDGRDIVKTSSTHMEAYTAPNAGPIGQVYDAKPVYYQESGRKSDKNTPFDISGVTKMPRVEIVYMYADANPSLINALVNEKVDGIVIAGVGNGNFNKAYYDAIDAAVKKGVVVCRATRCVSGRVVLKDEVDDDKLGTIVSDDLNPQKARILLMVGLTKTKDKKQLQQYFFEY, from the coding sequence ATGAAAGCACTTATATTTTCAGCAAAAACAGCAAAAATAATGAGCCTTTTTTTAGGTTTATTTATAGGATTTAGTGTTCAGGCACAAAGTTTACCACGTGTAAAAATTCTTGCAACAGGAGGAACCATTGCCGGTGCCGGTGCTGCTGCAGACCAGGCAGGATATAAGGCGGGCGCGCTTCCTATTGATCAGTTACTAAGCGCCGTACCACAGATTCATAAATATGCAACTGTTACCGGTGAGCAGATTTCGAGTATCGGAAGTCAGGATATGTCCATCGAAATCTGGATGAAGCTTAACAAACGCATCAATGAAATATTCAGTAAAAACGAAGCAGATGCTGTAGTGATTACCCACGGAACCGATACTCAGGAAGAAACATCCTTTTTCCTTAATCTGACGCTTAGAAGCGACAAACCCGTAGTATTTACAGGATCAATGCGTGCAGCAACGGCTATTAGTGCAGACGGACCTAAAAACCTGTTTGATGCTGTTGTGGTTGCCGCAAGTCCGAAAAGTAAAGGCAGAGGGCCTATTGTGGTATTCTCGGAAAGTATTTTTGACGGAAGGGATATCGTGAAAACAAGTTCCACTCACATGGAAGCCTATACTGCTCCAAATGCCGGTCCGATCGGACAGGTATATGATGCGAAACCGGTTTATTATCAGGAATCGGGACGTAAATCAGACAAAAACACGCCATTCGATATTTCAGGAGTAACAAAAATGCCTCGTGTGGAAATAGTTTATATGTATGCCGATGCTAATCCTTCTCTGATCAATGCTTTAGTAAATGAAAAAGTAGACGGAATTGTTATAGCAGGTGTAGGAAACGGGAATTTCAACAAAGCGTATTATGATGCTATTGATGCCGCCGTGAAAAAAGGTGTGGTGGTTTGTAGAGCAACAAGATGTGTTTCCGGCCGTGTTGTACTTAAGGATGAGGTAGACGATGATAAGTTGGGAACTATTGTAAGTGACGATTTGAATCCTCAAAAAGCACGTATATTATTGATGGTTGGTTTAACCAAAACCAAAGACAAAAAGCAATTACAACAGTATTTCTTTGAATACTAA
- a CDS encoding aspartate ammonia-lyase translates to MAQTRTEKDLLGEKQIPADAYYGIQTLRALENFQVSGVKTNFYPDYVKAYAMVKLAAARANGEVGRMKKDRLAAIEKACQAVMDGKYHDQFLTDLYQGGAGTSANMNANEVLANIALEMMGKKKGEYQYIEPHDDLNMGQSTNDVYPTAIHIALILHNDKVMKEAQLLAQSFHKKGDQFNHLLKMGRTEGQDAVPMTLGQEFHAFGYQLDAAIDAMRKSEAYLYEVNMGATAIGTGLTATPGYAEKCTAQLAKITGKPIVLAKDLIAATSSMQAFVMYSSSLKNLAVTLSKISSDLIFLASGPRTGIFEINLPALQPGSSIMPGKVNPVMPELMNNICFKVMGNDVTVAFASQDGLLQLNPYEPVVAVAIMESQALFYKSMPLFRKNCIDGITANEKVLKHYIERSVGIVTALNPVLGYEKTTELAKEALEKDKGILELIREKKLLTEDQIKKLLDPATMTGQQKK, encoded by the coding sequence ATTGCTCAAACCCGAACAGAAAAAGATCTGTTGGGTGAAAAGCAAATACCCGCTGATGCTTACTACGGGATACAAACCCTCAGGGCATTGGAAAACTTTCAGGTTAGCGGAGTTAAAACAAATTTTTATCCCGACTATGTAAAGGCTTATGCCATGGTAAAACTGGCAGCAGCAAGAGCCAACGGCGAGGTTGGTCGAATGAAAAAAGACAGACTTGCCGCCATAGAAAAAGCTTGTCAGGCTGTTATGGACGGGAAGTATCACGACCAGTTCCTGACCGATTTGTATCAGGGAGGTGCGGGAACTTCGGCTAATATGAATGCCAATGAAGTACTGGCAAATATTGCCCTGGAAATGATGGGAAAAAAGAAAGGGGAGTATCAGTACATCGAACCTCATGACGATTTAAACATGGGACAGTCCACCAACGATGTGTACCCAACAGCAATACACATCGCTTTGATTCTGCATAACGATAAAGTGATGAAGGAAGCTCAACTGTTAGCGCAGTCTTTCCATAAAAAAGGAGATCAGTTTAATCATCTGTTAAAGATGGGTCGTACGGAAGGGCAGGATGCTGTACCAATGACATTAGGACAGGAATTTCATGCCTTCGGTTATCAGCTTGATGCAGCCATAGATGCCATGCGTAAATCGGAAGCCTATCTGTATGAGGTAAATATGGGGGCAACGGCTATCGGTACAGGACTGACAGCAACTCCGGGTTATGCTGAAAAATGTACGGCACAGCTGGCTAAAATCACCGGAAAACCAATTGTATTGGCCAAAGATCTGATTGCTGCCACAAGCAGTATGCAGGCTTTTGTTATGTATTCATCTTCTTTAAAAAACTTAGCTGTGACACTTTCTAAAATCAGTAGCGATTTGATATTCCTTGCAAGTGGTCCGCGAACAGGTATTTTCGAGATCAATTTACCGGCACTTCAGCCTGGCTCATCCATTATGCCTGGAAAAGTAAATCCTGTTATGCCGGAATTGATGAACAATATTTGTTTTAAAGTGATGGGTAATGATGTAACGGTTGCATTCGCATCTCAGGACGGACTTTTACAGCTGAATCCTTACGAACCGGTCGTTGCAGTAGCTATTATGGAATCTCAGGCGTTATTTTATAAATCAATGCCGTTATTCCGTAAAAATTGTATTGACGGAATTACTGCCAACGAAAAAGTACTGAAACATTACATTGAACGCAGCGTAGGTATTGTTACGGCTCTTAATCCGGTTCTTGGTTATGAAAAAACAACCGAATTGGCCAAAGAAGCCCTTGAGAAAGATAAGGGAATTCTTGAATTGATCCGAGAAAAGAAATTGCTTACCGAAGATCAGATTAAGAAATTGTTAGATCCGGCAACAATGACCGGACAACAGAAAAAATAA
- a CDS encoding OprO/OprP family phosphate-selective porin encodes MKLLEIEGESQAKQSNIIMKTLLSLLFVVTGFVSFAQDVPKEQRLDGTEGEIFKEKDTIVPEKKISRGNEFENDLTTLRFGGGFMYEHAFYSQDDESKNQVQLSPGFIVRDFRVTLSGKLKTKRDISWKVGIMYDGNSRIWLARESGVMFGVPKLAGHIFVGRTKEGYSMSKVMNGYSMWHMERNMSIDIIPILADGVKYMGFLPKQKINWNIGAYTDVLSKAQSFSKYKWQFVSRIGYLPIYTDALKPVMHVGLNYRYGEVKDHKLQVRSRPEANQAPYFLDTGVFSVFNSNHVGGEFYYRSGAFLLGSEYNFHMMNSTETNNPVFHGGEVFVAYSITGEVRPYLSNPGIFSFLKPKKSVFDGGYGAVEAILRFSSLDLTDGTLQGGEFWRITPMVNWYLSENIRFYFAYGYGVLDKDSQQGVTNFFQSRVLLML; translated from the coding sequence ATGAAATTACTTGAAATTGAAGGCGAAAGCCAAGCAAAACAATCGAATATCATTATGAAAACCTTGTTATCACTGCTTTTTGTGGTAACAGGGTTTGTTTCGTTTGCACAAGATGTTCCTAAAGAACAGAGGCTTGACGGAACTGAAGGTGAAATTTTTAAGGAAAAGGATACGATTGTCCCAGAAAAGAAAATCTCAAGAGGTAACGAATTTGAAAACGATCTAACTACATTAAGGTTTGGGGGAGGTTTTATGTATGAACATGCGTTTTACAGTCAGGATGATGAGAGTAAAAACCAGGTACAGCTATCTCCCGGCTTTATTGTGAGGGATTTTAGGGTTACGCTATCAGGAAAGTTAAAAACCAAAAGAGACATAAGCTGGAAAGTCGGAATCATGTATGATGGTAATTCCAGAATCTGGCTCGCAAGGGAAAGTGGTGTCATGTTTGGGGTTCCGAAATTAGCAGGGCATATTTTTGTTGGGCGGACCAAAGAAGGGTATTCAATGAGTAAGGTCATGAATGGATATTCCATGTGGCATATGGAAAGAAATATGTCTATAGATATTATTCCAATATTGGCAGATGGTGTGAAGTATATGGGGTTTCTTCCAAAACAAAAAATAAACTGGAATATTGGCGCTTATACAGATGTACTGTCTAAAGCACAGAGTTTTTCAAAATACAAATGGCAATTTGTTTCCAGAATAGGTTATCTCCCGATTTATACAGATGCTTTAAAACCGGTAATGCATGTTGGCCTTAATTACAGATATGGAGAGGTTAAAGATCATAAGTTGCAAGTACGTTCACGCCCAGAGGCTAACCAGGCACCTTATTTCTTAGATACCGGCGTATTTTCTGTATTTAATTCGAATCATGTTGGAGGTGAATTTTATTACAGATCAGGTGCTTTCCTTTTAGGTTCTGAATACAATTTTCATATGATGAATTCGACCGAAACAAATAATCCTGTATTCCATGGGGGTGAAGTGTTTGTGGCTTATTCGATTACAGGTGAAGTACGTCCTTACTTGAGTAATCCGGGAATATTTTCATTCCTTAAACCAAAAAAATCTGTTTTTGATGGGGGATACGGAGCTGTTGAAGCAATTCTTCGTTTTTCATCGCTCGATCTCACTGATGGAACGTTACAGGGTGGCGAATTTTGGAGAATTACGCCGATGGTTAACTGGTATCTTTCTGAAAATATCCGATTCTATTTTGCTTACGGATATGGAGTTTTGGATAAGGATAGTCAACAAGGTGTCACTAACTTTTTTCAAAGCCGAGTATTGCTAATGTTATAG
- the glsA gene encoding glutaminase A has translation MKKNYFGKRIMSLSLLLVTALIYGQSKEKSANIMSKENIEAVLKEAYSKFKDIKEGKNADYIKELANVDPNIFGIALVTTYGKVYTVGDYNAMVSIQSISKAFVMAQIIEENGHQAIQDKIGVDATGMRFNSIVAIEEHNGREINPLVNPGAIAATSMVKGNDSIAKWKSILTKQSEFAGRALSLNKPVYISEASDNLRNQAIAHLLFSYGRLYFDPVQSTDIYTKQCALNVSAKDLAVMSATLANGGVNPVTKKKVVSPETVMYTLPVMATAGLYDDSGIWFYNSGLPAKSGVGGGIIAVCPGKFGIGVVSPPLDAAGNSLKSQLVIKYVVEKLKANPYLIQPK, from the coding sequence ATGAAAAAAAACTATTTTGGAAAAAGGATAATGTCTTTATCGTTGTTGTTAGTTACTGCTCTGATTTACGGTCAATCAAAAGAAAAATCTGCCAATATCATGTCTAAAGAAAATATAGAGGCTGTACTGAAAGAAGCATACTCAAAATTTAAAGACATAAAAGAAGGAAAGAACGCCGACTATATTAAAGAATTAGCCAATGTAGATCCGAATATTTTTGGGATTGCCCTGGTAACTACATACGGTAAGGTATACACAGTCGGTGATTACAATGCTATGGTGTCCATACAAAGCATAAGCAAGGCTTTTGTGATGGCTCAGATTATCGAGGAGAACGGGCATCAGGCCATTCAGGACAAAATTGGGGTAGATGCAACCGGTATGCGCTTTAATTCGATCGTTGCAATAGAAGAGCACAATGGAAGGGAAATTAATCCATTGGTAAATCCGGGAGCCATAGCTGCAACAAGTATGGTAAAAGGCAACGATTCTATTGCCAAATGGAAAAGCATTCTTACGAAGCAAAGTGAATTTGCCGGTCGGGCCCTATCATTGAACAAGCCTGTATATATCAGTGAAGCCAGTGATAATCTCCGAAATCAGGCAATCGCCCATTTGCTTTTTTCTTATGGCAGATTGTATTTCGACCCGGTTCAGTCAACCGATATTTACACGAAGCAATGCGCCCTTAATGTAAGCGCAAAAGATCTTGCTGTAATGTCGGCCACTTTAGCCAATGGCGGTGTTAACCCAGTGACCAAAAAGAAAGTAGTATCTCCCGAAACGGTAATGTACACGCTTCCGGTTATGGCAACAGCCGGTCTATATGATGACTCGGGAATTTGGTTTTACAATTCAGGTTTACCGGCAAAAAGCGGTGTTGGGGGAGGTATTATAGCGGTCTGTCCGGGTAAATTCGGAATCGGAGTCGTTTCTCCGCCATTAGATGCCGCAGGCAATAGTCTGAAATCCCAGTTGGTAATTAAATATGTGGTAGAAAAGCTAAAGGCTAATCCATATTTAATTCAGCCTAAATAA